From a single Parambassis ranga chromosome 2, fParRan2.1, whole genome shotgun sequence genomic region:
- the edn1 gene encoding endothelin-1, with product MDLYILISVLSVMYSWIFCSALSAPAAETPAASTVTQGRHVRTKRCSCATFLDKECVYFCHLDIIWVNTPERVVSYGLGNAPRAKRAVLGSMATSGGPRCQCVRGNDSTCGDFCRPRYDTPTGKATRSMPGGDGCTGAQCEHRLAADTGRIRRMKNSNTVSPLALRAALKTRLLLETWRARRRHRAGAWEGESAAS from the exons ATGGATTTATACATTTTGATTTCCGTGTTATCAGTGATGTACTCCTGGATTTTCTGCTCAG CCTTATCGGCgcctgctgcagagacaccagccGCCTCCACCGTCACCCAGGGGCGCCATGTGAGGACCAAACGCTGCTCCTGCGCCACGTTCCTGGACAAGGAGTGCGTGTATTTCTGCCACCTTGACATCATTTGGGTCAACACACCTGA GCGCGTGGTCTCTTACGGACTGGGCAATGCGCCACGAGCAAAGCGCGCGGTGCTGGGCTCCATGGCAACCAGCGGCGGACCTCGCTGCCAGTGTGTGCGTGGAAACGACAGCACGTGTGGAGACTTCTGCCGGCCCAG GTATGACACACCGACGGGCAAGGCGACCCGCTCCATGCCCGGGGGCGACGGCTGTACCGGGGCGCAGTGCGAACACAGGCTGGCAGCAGACACGGGCCGGATCAGGAG GATGAAGAACAGCAACACGGTGTCACCTCTGGCACTCAGGGCGGCACTGAAAACGCGCCTACTGCTGGAGACGTGGAGGGCGAGACGGCGCCACAGGGCGGGAGCCTGGGAGGGCGAGAGCGCGGCCTCCTAA